A single region of the Thioalkalivibrio nitratireducens DSM 14787 genome encodes:
- a CDS encoding alpha-amylase family glycosyl hydrolase, producing the protein MYEQVSHSLLNEILDELKPEIRRQDLRYFYTRLGANFYAIYSLFHALYGTREDFREKAIKLVEVMASRYIERSAELEAQDKERELNHNWFLNQEWVAMALYADGFAGNLDGLCSRIYYLQELGVNMLHIMPMLLCPEDASDGGYAVSDFRRIDPRVGSLEELQQLGASMRKRGMLLTLDVVVNHTSDEHEWAQKARAGDKKYQDYYYIFPNRDIPDMFEETMPEIFPETSPGNFTYDEEMGQWVMTVFNSFQWDLNYSNPDVFIEMLDVLLFWANQGADILRLDAVAFLWKKIGTTSQNEREAHLILQLMKDCCQVTAPGVLFIAEAIVAPLEIIKYFGEDAVIAKECEIAYNATFMALLWDAMATRNARLLNLGIKSLPNKLDRATWLNYVRCHDDIGLGFDDRDIVAAGYEPFAHRKFLVDYFTGQYEGSDARGQPFGRNEKTGDARISGSLASLAGLENALEAGDEKAIDRAIQRILLLHGMIMSFGGIPLLYYGDDIGTLSDYSYLRDPNKAGDSRWMNRPRIDWEKAERRHQHGTVEQRIFDGIRKMIAARKGIPAFADFNNRELIDLDNPHLFAYLRTHPEQQQSCAVLVVANFDANPQYLELNQIRYRSLYLRGTLQDLHTGEIPRLFNDRLVIPPYRFYWLGHAR; encoded by the coding sequence ATGTACGAACAAGTCTCCCACTCGCTGCTGAACGAGATCCTCGACGAACTGAAGCCGGAGATCCGGCGCCAGGATCTGCGCTATTTCTATACGCGTCTGGGTGCGAACTTCTACGCGATCTACTCGTTGTTCCACGCGCTGTACGGCACACGCGAGGATTTCAGGGAGAAGGCCATCAAGCTGGTCGAGGTGATGGCAAGCCGCTACATCGAGCGCTCCGCCGAACTGGAGGCGCAGGACAAGGAGCGGGAACTCAACCACAACTGGTTCCTGAACCAGGAGTGGGTCGCGATGGCACTGTACGCCGACGGCTTTGCAGGCAACCTCGACGGTCTCTGTTCCCGCATTTACTACCTGCAGGAACTCGGCGTGAACATGCTGCACATCATGCCGATGTTGCTCTGCCCCGAGGACGCCAGCGACGGCGGCTATGCGGTCAGTGACTTTCGCCGGATCGATCCCCGAGTGGGCAGCCTCGAAGAACTGCAGCAACTGGGGGCGTCGATGCGCAAGCGCGGCATGCTGCTGACGCTGGACGTGGTCGTGAACCACACTTCCGACGAGCACGAATGGGCACAGAAAGCGCGCGCCGGGGACAAGAAATACCAGGACTACTACTACATCTTCCCCAACCGCGACATCCCGGACATGTTCGAGGAGACCATGCCCGAGATCTTTCCGGAAACCTCGCCCGGTAACTTCACCTACGACGAGGAAATGGGCCAGTGGGTGATGACGGTCTTCAACTCGTTCCAGTGGGACCTGAACTACAGCAACCCCGACGTCTTCATCGAGATGCTCGACGTGCTGTTGTTCTGGGCCAACCAGGGAGCCGACATCCTGCGCCTCGACGCGGTCGCGTTCCTCTGGAAGAAGATTGGCACCACCAGCCAGAACGAGCGCGAGGCGCACCTGATCCTGCAGCTGATGAAGGACTGCTGTCAGGTCACCGCACCGGGCGTGCTGTTCATCGCCGAGGCGATCGTCGCTCCGCTCGAGATCATCAAGTACTTCGGCGAGGACGCGGTGATCGCGAAGGAATGCGAGATCGCATACAACGCCACTTTCATGGCCCTGCTCTGGGACGCGATGGCGACACGCAACGCGCGCCTGCTGAACCTCGGCATCAAGAGCCTGCCGAACAAGCTCGACCGCGCGACCTGGCTGAACTACGTGCGCTGCCACGACGACATCGGGCTCGGGTTCGACGACCGCGACATCGTGGCCGCCGGCTACGAGCCCTTCGCCCACCGCAAGTTCCTGGTCGACTACTTCACCGGCCAGTACGAGGGTTCGGACGCCCGCGGCCAGCCCTTCGGCCGCAACGAGAAAACCGGCGATGCGCGCATCTCCGGTTCGCTGGCGTCGCTCGCCGGCCTCGAGAATGCGCTCGAGGCCGGCGACGAGAAGGCGATCGACCGCGCGATCCAGCGCATCCTGCTGCTGCACGGAATGATCATGTCGTTCGGCGGTATCCCGCTGCTGTACTACGGTGACGATATCGGCACGCTCAGCGACTACAGCTATCTTCGGGATCCGAACAAGGCCGGCGACAGCCGCTGGATGAACCGCCCGCGCATCGACTGGGAGAAAGCCGAACGCCGACACCAGCACGGAACCGTCGAGCAGCGCATCTTCGACGGCATCCGCAAGATGATCGCGGCGCGCAAGGGCATTCCGGCGTTCGCGGATTTCAACAACCGTGAACTGATCGATCTCGACAATCCGCACCTGTTCGCGTACCTGCGCACACACCCGGAACAGCAGCAGTCGTGTGCAGTGCTGGTGGTCGCGAACTTCGACGCGAACCCGCAGTATCTCGAGCTGAACCAGATCCGCTACCGCAGCCTGTACCTGCGCGGTACGCTGCAGGATCTGCACACCGGCGAGATCCCCCGGCTGTTCAACGACCGGCTCGTGATCCCCCCCTATCGCTTCTACTGGCTCGGCCACGCCCGGTAG
- a CDS encoding RDD family protein, which translates to MADPTASGDPVGLLRRFAAMFYDGLLVLAVWLVLGLSFLAIGTLTGPPPVPVLLAAQLVAAWAFFTWFWTRTGQTLGMQAWNVQLHGEHGGRVHLWKATLRYLVALAQWLLLLFAVHLAREYGAVASITVTALLLIGIGLSQLHPRRLMLHDWLSGTTLVRIARQAPPHTRQR; encoded by the coding sequence ATGGCGGACCCAACGGCCTCCGGGGATCCGGTCGGCCTGCTGCGCCGTTTCGCCGCGATGTTCTACGATGGCTTGCTCGTTCTCGCGGTGTGGTTGGTGCTCGGGCTATCGTTCCTGGCCATCGGCACGCTGACCGGGCCGCCCCCCGTTCCGGTGCTGCTGGCCGCCCAACTCGTCGCGGCCTGGGCCTTTTTCACCTGGTTCTGGACGCGAACCGGGCAGACGCTGGGCATGCAGGCCTGGAACGTGCAGCTGCATGGCGAGCACGGCGGGCGGGTACACCTGTGGAAGGCGACGCTGCGCTACCTGGTGGCGCTGGCACAGTGGCTGCTCTTGCTGTTCGCGGTACACCTGGCACGCGAGTACGGCGCGGTGGCCAGCATCACCGTCACTGCGCTGCTGCTGATCGGCATCGGGCTCAGCCAGCTGCACCCTCGCCGCCTGATGCTCCACGACTGGCTCTCCGGCACCACACTGGTGCGCATCGCGCGACAGGCACCCCCGCATACGCGCCAGCGCTGA